In Pseudomonas putida, a genomic segment contains:
- a CDS encoding SCO family protein → MASSWRVLLALLMFAAGIHYWPLKPVQQALPMPAANTSGASPWGADYFPNTPLVTQDGEKVHFFDDLIKDKVVAINFIFTGCSDSCPVETARLRQVQKILGDRVGKDIFLYSISIDPYNDTPATLKRYAEKFGIGPGWTLLTGEPDDIEQLRRRLGLYIDGLENGRSKDHNLSLIIGNQSTGRWMKASPFESPYILADRLGNSLHNWKQASAMANDYANAPQVRPPSSGEQIFRTRCSSCHTLGNAEPGGQPGIGPDLLGVTRQRDIQWLTRWLKAPDQMLAEKDPLAMLLLDQYKGLAMPNMRLGDAEVTALLDYLENETSRIQTPVAATEKP, encoded by the coding sequence ATGGCCAGTTCATGGCGTGTTCTGCTCGCGCTCCTGATGTTCGCCGCCGGTATCCACTACTGGCCTTTGAAACCGGTCCAGCAAGCCCTGCCCATGCCGGCTGCCAACACCAGCGGCGCAAGCCCGTGGGGCGCCGATTACTTTCCCAATACCCCGCTGGTGACCCAGGACGGCGAGAAAGTGCATTTCTTCGACGACTTGATCAAAGACAAGGTAGTGGCCATCAACTTCATCTTCACCGGCTGCTCCGACTCCTGTCCGGTGGAAACCGCACGTCTGCGCCAGGTACAGAAAATTCTCGGCGACCGGGTCGGCAAGGATATCTTCCTCTACTCCATCAGCATCGACCCCTACAACGACACGCCCGCCACCCTCAAACGCTACGCCGAGAAATTCGGCATCGGCCCCGGCTGGACCCTGCTCACCGGCGAACCCGACGACATCGAGCAACTGCGCCGGCGCCTGGGCCTCTATATAGATGGCCTGGAAAATGGCCGCTCGAAGGACCACAACCTGAGCCTGATCATCGGCAACCAGAGCACCGGCCGCTGGATGAAAGCTTCGCCCTTCGAAAGCCCCTACATCCTGGCCGACCGCCTGGGCAACAGCCTGCACAACTGGAAGCAAGCCAGCGCCATGGCCAACGACTATGCCAATGCACCGCAGGTGCGCCCACCCAGCAGCGGCGAACAGATCTTCCGCACCCGCTGCTCCTCATGCCACACCCTGGGCAATGCCGAACCTGGCGGCCAACCGGGCATCGGCCCCGACCTGCTGGGAGTGACGCGCCAACGGGATATCCAGTGGCTGACCCGCTGGCTGAAAGCGCCGGACCAGATGCTCGCCGAAAAAGACCCGCTGGCCATGTTGCTGCTCGACCAGTACAAAGGCCTGGCGATGCCCAACATGCGCCTGGGTGACGCCGAGGTCACGGCGCTGCTCGATTATCTGGAAAACGAGACCTCGCGCATCCAGACCCCGGTAGCGGCTACGGAAAAACCTTAA
- a CDS encoding putative bifunctional diguanylate cyclase/phosphodiesterase: MIRRSLSSAGLLRLLIMMLCAATLAFLWGLYFTQKVASRQDALSAKAAEHLNLASIVAESLRQLVDRAQAVGRGTQDDMKALRQGSFNLARILAEDPVFKRKSLYDRQGRLLSASQPDEVQVLPQDWLAQLQQHVAHHGFKPFLPKASQSDSPTAVPTWRLPFLLPLTDLPGREIDGILVVQLDIGYLAVLFQHIDLGRSGLVRLLQDDGQERLRIDSSGVVVAGDALLPALSQGNEACGLVTQYAAGEPYQSLYRRVAERGFSVVVSQRHDEILAASARAYGRQFWLNLSMTLMILASLAWTLRLLRKRQEAFSALEQAQQVNRQLIDRLEDEHRRSSHAAATDHLSGLHNRRQFVEVASQALTRQRGKRRLLAILFIDMDRFKSINDSLGHKIGDLLLQAVAGRIQRLLEPGDEASRFGGDEFVVLLAGERSEERINDWVRTLVHKLSATYALDGQEVNTSPSVGVSICPRDGQDIDSLIRCADAAMYSAKQAGRAQYRFFDPSLNVSDIQAFTLEQAFGSALAERQFVLHYQPQIRLDTQQVLGYEALVRWDHPEFGLLYPDRFIAMAERSGFIIDLGWEVLRLACQELAHWRHDGRCARLAVNVSALQLRQADFAVRLLGQLRQQGIDPRRLELEITETTILDPEGTAVEHLHCLRGAGIGISLDDFGRGYAGFAHLQALPLSKLKIDRSLIAPLSNSYDDSPIVSSTIILAKRLGLEVVAEGVETREQVVCLKLAGCDIAQGYYFSRPLSPLQLREYPPFNGSEERSCVY, from the coding sequence GTGATCCGCCGCTCTCTTTCGTCCGCAGGCCTGCTGCGGCTGTTGATCATGATGCTCTGCGCCGCCACCCTGGCATTTCTCTGGGGGCTGTACTTCACCCAAAAAGTTGCCTCGCGCCAGGATGCGCTGTCGGCCAAGGCGGCCGAGCACCTGAACCTTGCCAGTATCGTCGCCGAAAGCCTGCGCCAACTGGTCGACCGCGCCCAAGCCGTTGGCCGCGGCACCCAGGACGACATGAAAGCGCTGCGCCAAGGCAGTTTCAACCTGGCCCGAATACTGGCCGAAGACCCCGTGTTCAAGCGCAAGAGCCTGTATGACCGGCAAGGCCGGCTGCTTTCGGCCAGTCAGCCCGACGAAGTCCAGGTACTACCGCAGGATTGGTTGGCGCAGCTGCAACAGCACGTCGCCCATCACGGATTCAAACCTTTCCTGCCCAAGGCCAGCCAAAGCGACAGTCCCACAGCGGTGCCCACCTGGCGCCTGCCCTTTCTGCTGCCGCTGACCGACCTGCCTGGTCGGGAAATCGATGGCATTCTCGTGGTGCAGTTGGATATCGGTTATCTGGCCGTGCTGTTCCAGCATATCGATCTGGGCCGCAGCGGTTTGGTGCGCCTGCTCCAGGACGATGGCCAGGAGCGTCTGCGCATCGACTCCAGTGGCGTGGTGGTCGCCGGCGATGCGTTACTGCCCGCATTGTCACAAGGCAACGAGGCCTGCGGCCTGGTTACCCAGTACGCCGCGGGGGAACCCTACCAGAGCCTGTATCGGCGGGTGGCCGAACGCGGCTTCAGCGTGGTGGTGAGCCAGCGCCACGACGAGATCCTCGCGGCTTCCGCGCGGGCTTACGGTCGTCAGTTCTGGCTCAACCTGAGCATGACCCTGATGATCCTCGCCAGCCTGGCCTGGACCTTGCGCCTGCTGCGCAAGCGCCAGGAGGCTTTCAGCGCCTTGGAGCAGGCCCAGCAGGTCAACCGCCAGTTGATCGACCGGCTCGAGGACGAACATCGGCGCAGCAGCCACGCGGCCGCCACCGATCACCTGAGCGGCCTGCACAACCGCCGGCAGTTCGTCGAGGTGGCCAGCCAGGCGTTGACCCGCCAACGCGGCAAGCGCCGCCTACTCGCCATCCTGTTCATCGACATGGACCGCTTCAAGTCGATCAACGATTCACTCGGGCACAAGATTGGCGACTTGTTGTTGCAGGCCGTGGCCGGGCGCATCCAGCGCCTGCTGGAACCGGGTGACGAAGCTTCGCGGTTCGGTGGCGACGAGTTCGTGGTGCTGCTGGCCGGCGAGCGCAGCGAAGAACGCATCAACGACTGGGTCCGCACCCTGGTGCACAAGCTCTCGGCTACCTATGCCCTGGACGGTCAGGAGGTCAACACCAGCCCCAGCGTCGGCGTGAGCATCTGCCCTCGCGATGGCCAGGACATCGACAGCCTGATCCGCTGCGCCGACGCCGCGATGTACTCGGCCAAGCAGGCCGGGCGCGCGCAGTACCGCTTCTTCGACCCCTCGTTGAACGTTTCGGACATCCAGGCGTTCACGCTCGAACAGGCATTTGGCAGTGCACTGGCCGAGCGCCAGTTCGTGCTCCACTACCAGCCGCAGATCCGCCTGGATACCCAGCAAGTACTGGGCTACGAAGCCCTGGTGCGGTGGGATCACCCCGAGTTCGGCCTGCTCTACCCCGATCGTTTCATCGCCATGGCCGAGCGCAGCGGTTTCATCATCGACCTGGGCTGGGAGGTGCTGCGCCTGGCCTGCCAAGAGCTGGCCCACTGGCGCCACGATGGCCGCTGCGCGCGGCTGGCGGTGAACGTGTCGGCGCTGCAACTGCGCCAGGCCGACTTCGCCGTGCGTTTGCTGGGCCAGTTGCGCCAACAGGGCATCGATCCGCGGCGGCTGGAACTGGAAATCACCGAAACCACCATCCTTGATCCGGAGGGGACCGCTGTGGAGCACTTGCACTGCCTGCGTGGCGCCGGTATCGGCATCAGCCTGGACGATTTCGGCCGCGGCTATGCAGGCTTCGCGCACCTGCAGGCGCTGCCACTGAGCAAGCTCAAGATCGACCGTTCGTTGATCGCGCCATTGTCCAACAGCTACGACGACAGCCCGATCGTGTCGTCGACCATCATCCTGGCCAAGCGCCTGGGCCTGGAGGTGGTCGCCGAGGGCGTGGAAACCCGCGAGCAAGTGGTCTGCCTGAAGCTCGCCGGCTGCGACATCGCCCAGGGCTACTACTTCAGCCGCCCCCTGTCGCCGCTGCAGCTGCGCGAGTACCCACCGTTCAATGGCAGCGAGGAACGATCATGCGTGTATTGA
- a CDS encoding phosphate/phosphite/phosphonate ABC transporter substrate-binding protein produces MRVLTAFALLSIALHASASLADCTPRSLRLAVIPIKSSEQMIAEHQPLLERLSQAAGVPVELVIAPSYESVVDAIVSGGADLARLGPASYMLAHRRDPRIEPFATFTLSAGPYTPAGNHYQALLLTRAEGPDDYAALRDKRVALSDPASTSGSLVPQVEFAAQVGGPLSSYFGALVYAGTHDKALEALLAGRVDAAFVASERADAYLADHHLPAERFKALWRSKPIYYDPYVFSATLCPALKQRLRKAMLDDPQALAGFVASQDASGLVPVSQAEYAPLERLMDASNSR; encoded by the coding sequence ATGCGTGTATTGACCGCCTTTGCTCTGCTGTCGATTGCCCTGCACGCCAGTGCCAGCCTCGCCGACTGCACGCCGCGCAGCCTGCGCCTGGCGGTGATTCCGATCAAGAGCAGCGAGCAGATGATCGCCGAACACCAGCCCCTGCTCGAGCGCCTGAGCCAGGCTGCAGGGGTGCCGGTCGAACTGGTGATCGCTCCCTCCTACGAAAGCGTGGTGGACGCCATCGTCTCGGGCGGCGCCGACCTCGCCCGCCTGGGCCCGGCCTCGTACATGCTGGCTCATCGGCGCGATCCCCGGATCGAGCCGTTCGCCACCTTCACCTTGAGTGCCGGCCCCTACACGCCCGCCGGCAACCACTACCAGGCCTTGCTGCTGACCCGCGCCGAAGGCCCGGACGACTATGCGGCCCTGCGCGACAAGCGGGTGGCGTTGAGCGACCCGGCCAGCACCTCGGGCAGCCTGGTGCCGCAAGTGGAGTTCGCCGCCCAGGTCGGGGGCCCGCTATCGAGCTACTTTGGCGCCCTGGTCTATGCCGGCACCCACGACAAGGCGCTGGAAGCACTGCTGGCTGGCCGCGTCGACGCGGCATTCGTCGCCAGCGAGCGGGCCGACGCCTACCTGGCCGATCACCACTTGCCGGCTGAGCGGTTCAAGGCGCTCTGGCGCTCGAAACCGATCTACTACGACCCTTATGTGTTCAGCGCGACACTGTGCCCGGCGCTGAAGCAACGATTGCGCAAGGCGATGCTGGATGACCCGCAGGCTCTCGCAGGCTTCGTCGCCTCGCAGGATGCCAGCGGCCTGGTACCGGTCAGCCAGGCCGAATACGCCCCGCTGGAGCGCCTGATGGACGCCTCGAACAGCCGCTGA
- a CDS encoding glycerate kinase, whose translation MKIVIAPDSFKDSLDAAGVAQAIADGLAEAWPGAELIECPMADGGEGTLDAIVAASQGELRRQVVRGPLGQSVEAGWGWLADSRTAVIEMAQASGIQLVPQGQRDACRSSTWGTGELIAAALAAGAQRIVLAIGGSATNDGGSGMLRALGLRLFDAEGQALAEGGLALADLARIDASDLDPRLAEVCVEVAADVDNPLCGVNGASAIFGPQKGASPEQVQALDQALGHFADHCAQLLGEDLRDAPGCGAAGGMGFAAKAFMGARFRPGVEVVAELADLDTQVRGADLVITGEGRFDAQTLRGKTPMGVAKVAKRHGVPVVVLAGTLGEGYQQLYAHGIDAAFALASGPMSLEQACGDAAALLQARASDIARLWQVARKA comes from the coding sequence ATGAAAATCGTCATCGCCCCCGACTCGTTCAAGGACAGCCTGGACGCCGCTGGCGTGGCCCAAGCCATCGCCGACGGCCTTGCCGAGGCCTGGCCGGGCGCCGAGCTGATCGAGTGCCCGATGGCGGACGGCGGCGAAGGCACACTGGACGCTATCGTTGCCGCCAGCCAGGGCGAGCTGCGTCGCCAGGTGGTGCGCGGCCCGCTGGGACAGAGCGTCGAGGCCGGCTGGGGCTGGCTGGCGGACAGCCGTACCGCGGTGATCGAGATGGCCCAGGCCAGCGGTATCCAGCTGGTGCCCCAGGGCCAACGCGACGCTTGCCGCAGCAGCACCTGGGGCACTGGCGAATTGATTGCCGCCGCTTTGGCCGCCGGGGCCCAGCGTATCGTCCTGGCCATCGGCGGCAGCGCCACCAATGATGGCGGCAGCGGCATGCTGCGGGCGTTGGGCCTGCGCCTGTTCGACGCCGAGGGCCAGGCCCTGGCGGAAGGCGGCCTGGCCCTGGCCGACCTGGCGCGCATCGATGCCAGCGACCTCGACCCGCGCCTGGCCGAGGTCTGCGTCGAGGTCGCTGCGGATGTCGACAACCCCCTGTGCGGCGTCAATGGCGCCTCGGCGATCTTCGGCCCACAGAAAGGCGCCAGCCCCGAGCAGGTGCAGGCCCTGGACCAGGCGCTGGGCCATTTCGCCGACCACTGTGCGCAACTGCTCGGTGAAGATCTGCGCGATGCCCCAGGCTGCGGTGCTGCCGGTGGCATGGGCTTTGCCGCCAAGGCATTCATGGGCGCGCGGTTCCGTCCTGGTGTCGAGGTGGTCGCGGAACTGGCCGACCTCGACACGCAGGTACGGGGCGCAGACCTGGTGATCACGGGCGAAGGGCGCTTCGATGCCCAGACCCTGCGTGGCAAGACCCCCATGGGCGTGGCCAAGGTCGCCAAGCGCCATGGCGTGCCGGTGGTGGTGCTGGCTGGCACCCTGGGCGAAGGCTACCAGCAGCTGTATGCCCATGGCATCGATGCCGCTTTTGCCCTGGCCAGTGGACCGATGAGCCTGGAACAGGCCTGTGGCGATGCTGCCGCGCTGTTGCAGGCCAGGGCCAGTGACATCGCCAGGCTCTGGCAGGTCGCCCGCAAGGCCTGA